One Struthio camelus isolate bStrCam1 chromosome 28, bStrCam1.hap1, whole genome shotgun sequence genomic region harbors:
- the MYL6 gene encoding myosin light polypeptide 6 isoform X1, whose protein sequence is MCDFTEEQTADFKEAFQLFDRTGDGKILYSQCGDVMRALGQNPTNAEVMKVLGNPKSDEMHLKTLNFEQFLPMMQTIAKNKDQGCFEDYVEGLRVFDKEGNGTVMGAEIRHVLVTLGEKMTEEEVEQLVAGHEDSNGCINYEELVRMVLSG, encoded by the exons atg TGCGACTTCACGGAGGAGCAGACGGCCG ATTTCAAGGAGGCGTTCCAGCTCTTCGACCGCACGGGTGACGGGAAGATCCTGTACAGCCAGTGCGGCGACGTGATGCGGGCGCTGGGCCAGAACCCCACCAACGCCGAGGTCATGAAGGTGCTGGGGAACCCCAAGAGCGATG AGATGCACCTGAAGACCCTGAACTTCGAGCAGTTCCTGCCCATGATGCAGACCATCGCCAAGAACAAGGACCAGGGCTGCTTCGAGGACTACGTGGAGGGGCTGCGGGTCTTTGACAAGGAGGGCAACGGCACCGTCATGGGGGCTGAGATCCGCCACGTCCTCGTCACCCTGG GCGAGAAGATgacggaggaggaggtggagcagCTGGTGGCCGGTCACGAGGACAGCAACGGCTGCATCAACTACGaag AGCTGGTCCGGATGGTGCTGAGCGGCtga
- the MYL6 gene encoding myosin light polypeptide 6 isoform X2 encodes MCDFTEEQTADFKEAFQLFDRTGDGKILYSQCGDVMRALGQNPTNAEVMKVLGNPKSDEMHLKTLNFEQFLPMMQTIAKNKDQGCFEDYVEGLRVFDKEGNGTVMGAEIRHVLVTLGEKMTEEEVEQLVAGHEDSNGCINYEAFVRHILSG; translated from the exons atg TGCGACTTCACGGAGGAGCAGACGGCCG ATTTCAAGGAGGCGTTCCAGCTCTTCGACCGCACGGGTGACGGGAAGATCCTGTACAGCCAGTGCGGCGACGTGATGCGGGCGCTGGGCCAGAACCCCACCAACGCCGAGGTCATGAAGGTGCTGGGGAACCCCAAGAGCGATG AGATGCACCTGAAGACCCTGAACTTCGAGCAGTTCCTGCCCATGATGCAGACCATCGCCAAGAACAAGGACCAGGGCTGCTTCGAGGACTACGTGGAGGGGCTGCGGGTCTTTGACAAGGAGGGCAACGGCACCGTCATGGGGGCTGAGATCCGCCACGTCCTCGTCACCCTGG GCGAGAAGATgacggaggaggaggtggagcagCTGGTGGCCGGTCACGAGGACAGCAACGGCTGCATCAACTACGaag cgtTTGTGAGACACATCTTGTCAGGGTGA